One genomic window of Moorella glycerini includes the following:
- the argF gene encoding ornithine carbamoyltransferase, translated as MNDLAKGLKGRDFISLKDFTTEEIFYLLDLAAELKAKLKKGEPHPILAGKTLGMIFTKRSTRTRVSFEVGMYQLGGYPLFLTKDDLQLGRGETIADTARVLSRYLDGIMIRTYSHQEVEELAAHATIPVINGLTDFLHPTQALADIMTIREWKGKLKGLNLTFIGDGNNVAHSLMYGGAKVGLNVTIACPSGYEPLPQVVEEARRIAAYNGCQIAVTNNVREAVEGADILYTDVWASMGQEAEAEKRRQAFQKYQLNSELLKLAKPDAMVMHCLPAHRGEEITDEVIDGPQSAVFDEAENRLHAHKAIMAALMG; from the coding sequence ATGAACGACCTGGCAAAGGGCCTCAAAGGCCGCGACTTCATCTCCCTGAAGGATTTTACCACTGAGGAAATCTTTTACCTCCTGGACCTGGCCGCCGAGCTCAAGGCCAAACTCAAAAAGGGGGAGCCCCACCCAATACTTGCCGGCAAAACCCTGGGTATGATCTTTACCAAGCGTTCCACCCGCACCCGGGTATCCTTTGAGGTGGGCATGTACCAGCTGGGCGGCTATCCCCTTTTCCTGACCAAGGACGACCTGCAGCTGGGACGGGGAGAAACCATTGCCGATACGGCCCGGGTCCTGTCCCGTTACCTGGATGGCATTATGATCCGCACCTATTCCCACCAGGAGGTGGAGGAACTGGCGGCCCACGCTACCATTCCCGTCATCAACGGCCTGACCGATTTTCTCCATCCCACCCAGGCCCTGGCGGACATCATGACCATCCGCGAGTGGAAGGGGAAGCTTAAGGGTTTAAACCTCACCTTTATCGGTGACGGCAATAACGTCGCCCATTCCCTCATGTACGGCGGCGCCAAAGTAGGCCTCAATGTTACCATCGCCTGCCCTTCTGGCTATGAACCCCTGCCCCAGGTAGTAGAAGAAGCCCGGCGCATAGCCGCCTATAACGGCTGCCAGATAGCCGTTACCAATAATGTCCGGGAAGCAGTGGAGGGCGCCGATATCCTTTATACCGATGTCTGGGCCAGCATGGGCCAGGAAGCCGAGGCGGAAAAGCGGCGCCAGGCTTTCCAGAAATACCAGCTTAACAGCGAACTATTAAAACTGGCCAAACCTGACGCCATGGTCATGCACTGCCTGCCGGCCCACCGGGGCGAAGAGATTACCGACGAAGTGATCGACGGTCCCCAGTCGGCCGTCTTTGACGAAGCCGAAAACCGCCTCCACGCGCACAAGGCTATTATGGCAGCCCTGATGGGTTGA
- the argB gene encoding acetylglutamate kinase, which produces MPLSPLEKTEILIEALPYIRQFYGKTVVIKYGGHAMTNCDLKRAVMQDAVLMHLVGMRPVIVHGGGPEITGMLKRLGKQSQFIQGQRVTDAETMEIVEMVLVGKINKEIVTNIHRYGGKAIGLCGKDGHLIEARKQLTHIQQEDGAEVELDLGFVGRVERINPGIIETVITEGYIPVVAPIGVGPEGESYNINADLVAGELAVALKADKLVLLTDVEGILADRNDPGSLISALEVGRVPELIRQGVIAGGMIPKVNCCIRALEGGVKKTHIIDGRIPHSILLEIFTDTGVGTMVVPG; this is translated from the coding sequence ATGCCCCTTTCACCCCTGGAAAAAACAGAAATTCTTATCGAGGCCCTGCCCTATATCCGCCAGTTCTATGGCAAAACGGTAGTGATCAAGTATGGCGGCCATGCCATGACCAACTGCGACCTGAAAAGGGCTGTGATGCAGGACGCCGTCCTCATGCACCTGGTGGGCATGCGGCCGGTGATTGTCCATGGCGGGGGGCCGGAAATTACCGGCATGCTCAAGCGCCTGGGCAAGCAGTCGCAGTTTATCCAGGGCCAGCGGGTTACCGACGCCGAAACCATGGAGATTGTGGAAATGGTCCTGGTGGGGAAGATTAATAAAGAAATTGTCACCAATATCCACCGTTACGGCGGCAAGGCCATCGGCCTCTGCGGTAAAGACGGCCATCTCATTGAAGCCAGGAAGCAGCTGACCCATATCCAGCAGGAAGATGGAGCGGAGGTTGAGCTGGACCTGGGCTTTGTCGGCCGGGTGGAAAGGATTAATCCCGGTATTATTGAAACCGTCATCACCGAAGGTTACATCCCCGTGGTGGCCCCCATCGGCGTGGGCCCGGAGGGTGAAAGCTATAATATCAACGCCGACCTGGTGGCGGGAGAACTGGCCGTAGCCCTGAAGGCTGATAAACTGGTCCTCCTGACGGATGTGGAGGGGATTTTAGCGGACCGCAATGATCCCGGCTCTTTAATTTCCGCCCTGGAGGTTGGCCGGGTGCCGGAACTCATCCGGCAGGGCGTTATTGCCGGTGGCATGATCCCCAAGGTCAACTGCTGCATCCGCGCCCTGGAGGGCGGCGTTAAGAAAACCCATATTATTGACGGGCGCATACCCCACTCTATTTTGCTGGAGATATTCACCGATACCGGGGTAGGGACCATGGTAGTACCGGGATAA
- a CDS encoding M20 family metallopeptidase: protein MLAVKERIARAIASLKEQIINVAEAIYDHPEPGNQEYFAVELLTGILAERGFKITRPLCQLSTAFRAELAGGPGPRVALLAEYDALPGLGHACGHNLIAAASLGAALGLATIIKELRGTIVVLGTPAEETRGAKVVLARQGALDDLDAAMMFHPGDTNTVEVSSLALEALEFVFEGRAAHAASSPEEGINALEAVIQLFNHINSLRPYLKDGASVQGIITEGGTSPNIIPERAVARFYLRARTRGALNKVVERVENCAAAAALATGSRYRYHNYEPSYEPMLTNRALAAAWRENVKELGVIDSGSPSHSRGSLDMGNVSQVVPAIHPYLSLNAGKLVPHSRQFAQVVRGEAGRRVVILAATALAWTAADVMLDKDLLQRIKEEFTSTIHTRHPGA, encoded by the coding sequence ATGCTTGCCGTCAAAGAAAGAATTGCCCGGGCCATTGCATCCTTAAAAGAACAAATTATTAATGTAGCCGAAGCTATTTATGATCACCCGGAACCGGGCAACCAGGAGTATTTTGCCGTAGAGCTACTGACAGGCATCCTGGCGGAGCGGGGTTTTAAGATTACCAGGCCCCTGTGCCAGCTGTCGACAGCCTTCAGGGCCGAGCTGGCTGGCGGTCCTGGCCCGCGGGTGGCCCTGCTGGCCGAATACGATGCCCTGCCGGGGCTGGGGCATGCCTGCGGCCACAACCTGATAGCTGCTGCCAGCCTGGGGGCGGCCTTAGGGTTAGCAACCATAATTAAGGAACTCCGGGGGACCATTGTCGTTTTAGGTACGCCGGCCGAAGAAACCCGGGGTGCCAAGGTGGTGCTGGCTCGCCAGGGCGCCCTGGACGACCTGGATGCGGCCATGATGTTTCACCCCGGGGATACCAATACCGTGGAAGTGAGCTCCCTGGCCCTGGAGGCCCTGGAATTCGTTTTTGAGGGCCGGGCGGCCCATGCTGCCTCCAGCCCGGAGGAAGGTATTAATGCCCTGGAAGCGGTCATCCAGTTATTCAATCATATCAACAGCCTGCGCCCCTACCTTAAAGACGGCGCCAGTGTCCAGGGCATTATTACCGAGGGGGGGACTTCACCCAACATCATTCCCGAACGCGCCGTGGCCCGTTTTTACCTCCGGGCCCGTACCCGAGGGGCATTAAATAAGGTTGTCGAGCGGGTGGAAAATTGCGCCGCGGCGGCAGCCCTGGCCACCGGCAGCCGTTACCGGTACCACAACTACGAACCTTCCTATGAACCCATGCTGACCAATCGCGCCCTGGCCGCAGCCTGGCGCGAAAACGTGAAAGAACTGGGGGTGATCGATTCTGGCTCCCCCAGCCATAGCCGTGGCTCCCTGGACATGGGGAACGTCAGCCAGGTGGTGCCGGCCATCCACCCCTACCTTTCCCTGAATGCCGGCAAACTGGTGCCCCATAGCCGCCAGTTTGCCCAGGTAGTCCGGGGTGAGGCCGGGCGGCGGGTTGTCATCCTGGCTGCCACGGCTCTGGCCTGGACGGCGGCGGATGTCATGCTTGACAAGGATTTGTTGCAGCGAATTAAAGAGGAATTTACCAGCACTATTCATACCCGCCATCCTGGTGCATAA
- a CDS encoding aminopeptidase yields the protein MPDLASACRLALAECLAVRAGDTVLVVTDTVLQTIGDAFFQAARELKAEAAIITMLPRDNHGQEPPAMVAAAMRQSQVAVLATSRSLSHTRARREANAAGARIASLPGATADMLERTLAVDYTALTADCEHYAAILTRGREVHLTTPAGTDLTFSIAGRQGHPDSGLYRQPGSFGNLPAGEAYIAPVEGTAAGLLVIDGALAGIGVLEKPLRLKVEAGQAVAVSGGREARLLEDIFTRYGPASRNIAELGIGLNPLARLTGNVLEDEKVRGTVHIALGDNSTFGGQVEAPSHLDGILLMPRLRVDGQQIL from the coding sequence ATGCCTGATCTAGCTTCAGCCTGCCGCCTGGCCCTTGCGGAGTGCCTGGCCGTCAGGGCCGGAGATACAGTCCTCGTTGTTACCGATACTGTTCTCCAGACCATTGGTGATGCCTTCTTCCAGGCCGCCCGGGAGTTGAAAGCCGAAGCGGCCATCATCACCATGCTGCCGCGGGATAACCACGGCCAGGAACCGCCGGCCATGGTAGCGGCGGCCATGCGGCAAAGCCAGGTCGCCGTCCTGGCTACCTCCAGGTCCCTGTCCCATACCCGCGCCCGCCGGGAGGCTAACGCAGCCGGCGCCCGCATCGCCTCCTTACCCGGCGCTACAGCTGATATGCTGGAACGCACCCTGGCCGTCGATTATACGGCCCTGACCGCAGATTGTGAGCATTATGCGGCCATTCTGACCCGTGGCCGGGAGGTCCACCTGACGACGCCGGCAGGGACAGATCTAACCTTTAGTATTGCCGGCCGCCAGGGTCACCCCGATTCCGGCCTCTACCGCCAGCCGGGCAGCTTTGGTAACCTGCCGGCGGGGGAGGCTTATATTGCCCCGGTGGAAGGTACGGCGGCGGGGCTGCTGGTTATTGACGGGGCCCTGGCCGGGATCGGCGTTTTAGAGAAGCCCCTGCGGCTTAAAGTTGAAGCAGGGCAGGCCGTTGCGGTCAGCGGCGGCCGGGAAGCTCGCCTGTTAGAAGATATTTTCACCCGCTATGGCCCGGCCAGCCGCAACATCGCCGAGCTGGGCATAGGGTTAAATCCCCTGGCCAGGCTGACCGGCAACGTCCTGGAGGATGAGAAGGTCCGGGGTACCGTGCATATTGCCCTGGGCGACAACAGTACCTTTGGCGGCCAGGTAGAAGCCCCCAGCCACCTGGACGGTATACTCCTCATGCCCCGGCTCAGGGTTGACGGGCAGCAGATTCTTTAG
- the argC gene encoding N-acetyl-gamma-glutamyl-phosphate reductase has product MIKAGIIGATGYTGAELVRILSRHPQVEVVALTSRSYAGEDMAAVYPALTGYTNLPCEDLTPEEVLERTEVVFIALPHGHAVPVAARALEKGVRVIDLGADLRFREAKTYEEWYKVPHANPELAAHAVYGLPEIYREAVRRARVVANPGCYPTSVILGLAPLLKAGYIDPATIIIDAKSGVSGAGREAKVTSLFVECNENINPYGVAGHRHTPEIEQELSALAGMEVKVSFTPHLLPISRGILSTMYATLARTATEAELRQVYQDFYAGEPFVHLLPPGRWPHTRWVYGSNNCYINLAVDGRTGRVVVASAIDNLTKGAAGQAVQNFNLMCGFPETMALATPGLCP; this is encoded by the coding sequence TTGATCAAAGCGGGCATTATCGGCGCCACCGGGTATACCGGTGCCGAACTGGTGCGCATCTTAAGCCGGCACCCGCAAGTAGAGGTGGTGGCCCTTACCTCGCGGAGTTATGCCGGTGAGGATATGGCGGCCGTTTACCCGGCCCTTACTGGTTATACAAACCTTCCCTGTGAAGATCTAACCCCGGAAGAGGTCCTGGAACGGACGGAAGTAGTCTTCATCGCCCTGCCCCACGGCCACGCCGTGCCGGTGGCCGCCCGGGCCCTGGAGAAAGGCGTCAGGGTCATCGACCTGGGAGCCGACCTGCGCTTCCGGGAGGCCAAAACTTACGAGGAATGGTATAAAGTCCCCCACGCTAACCCTGAACTGGCAGCGCACGCCGTTTACGGCCTGCCTGAGATTTATCGGGAAGCCGTCCGCCGGGCGCGAGTGGTCGCCAACCCCGGCTGCTACCCCACCAGCGTCATCCTGGGCCTGGCACCCCTGCTCAAGGCCGGTTATATCGACCCGGCAACCATTATTATCGATGCCAAATCAGGCGTGTCCGGGGCCGGCCGGGAGGCCAAAGTTACCAGCCTGTTTGTGGAGTGCAATGAAAATATTAACCCCTACGGCGTGGCCGGCCACCGCCACACCCCGGAGATCGAGCAGGAACTGAGCGCCCTCGCCGGGATGGAGGTTAAGGTATCCTTTACCCCTCACCTGCTGCCCATCAGCAGGGGAATTTTAAGCACCATGTATGCCACCCTGGCCCGCACGGCAACGGAAGCAGAACTCCGGCAGGTTTACCAGGATTTTTACGCCGGGGAACCCTTTGTCCATCTCCTGCCGCCCGGCAGGTGGCCCCATACCCGCTGGGTCTACGGCAGCAACAATTGCTATATCAACCTGGCGGTGGACGGCCGCACCGGCCGGGTGGTAGTCGCCAGCGCCATTGACAACCTGACCAAAGGCGCTGCCGGCCAGGCGGTGCAAAACTTCAACCTCATGTGCGGTTTCCCGGAAACCATGGCCCTGGCCACACCGGGACTATGTCCTTAA
- a CDS encoding MFS transporter: MSEWQRNLYLLVIIQLLATSTFQIVTPFLPFFIAELGVTDPRSLKAWSGILLGVNALFSGLMSPFWGALADRYGRKPMLVRSAASIAIFTVLPAFVTSAYQLLICRILMGVFSGFSSAALTLAASTTPENRLGFALGWLQTGQVLGLVLGPLIGGVLADIFPFRVVFMLAGLLALTGTILAATLVHEDFHPPVRAAAKTTEKSSLIGLLSWPLTIYSLFVVIFLSQFATRGVEPLMPLYVQELSAGSSNFNTLVGLVVAVTGLAQVIAVTILGRQAPYWGYKRCLLACLAGSALFYFPQALVGQVFPLISLRFFQGLFLGGLLPMANSLIGLFTPPEKRGRVYGLTQSAFFLGNFSGPLAGGFWAALFGLRSVFYAASILLFLNFIWVWREVREPQTALKISSGK, from the coding sequence ATGTCTGAATGGCAGCGCAACCTTTATCTCCTGGTCATCATTCAACTGCTGGCGACAAGTACCTTCCAGATTGTTACTCCCTTTTTACCCTTCTTTATTGCCGAGCTGGGGGTTACCGATCCCCGCTCCCTTAAAGCCTGGTCCGGCATCCTTCTTGGCGTCAACGCCCTTTTTTCCGGCTTGATGTCACCTTTCTGGGGTGCTCTGGCCGACCGTTACGGGCGCAAGCCCATGCTGGTCCGTTCGGCAGCCAGCATTGCCATCTTTACTGTATTACCTGCCTTCGTTACCAGCGCCTATCAACTGTTAATCTGCCGCATCCTGATGGGTGTCTTCAGCGGCTTTTCCTCTGCTGCCCTGACCCTGGCCGCCAGTACCACCCCGGAAAACCGCCTCGGGTTTGCCCTGGGCTGGCTGCAAACCGGGCAGGTCCTGGGCCTGGTGCTGGGACCTTTAATTGGCGGCGTCCTGGCTGATATTTTTCCCTTCCGGGTCGTCTTCATGCTGGCCGGGTTGCTGGCCTTAACCGGTACCATCCTGGCGGCCACCCTGGTCCATGAAGACTTTCACCCACCTGTGCGGGCAGCAGCCAAAACCACAGAAAAGAGCAGCTTGATCGGGCTGCTCTCCTGGCCGCTAACTATTTATAGCCTGTTTGTCGTTATCTTCCTGTCCCAGTTTGCCACGCGGGGGGTTGAGCCCCTGATGCCCCTCTATGTGCAAGAACTGTCTGCCGGGAGCTCCAATTTTAATACCCTGGTAGGCCTGGTGGTGGCGGTGACGGGGCTAGCCCAGGTAATAGCCGTCACCATCCTCGGTCGCCAGGCCCCTTACTGGGGCTACAAACGCTGCCTCCTGGCTTGCCTGGCCGGTTCGGCTTTGTTTTACTTCCCCCAGGCCCTTGTCGGCCAGGTTTTCCCCCTCATCAGCCTGCGTTTCTTCCAGGGCCTTTTCCTGGGGGGCCTGTTGCCCATGGCCAATTCCCTCATCGGCCTGTTTACCCCGCCTGAAAAACGGGGCCGGGTCTATGGCCTTACCCAGAGCGCTTTCTTCCTGGGCAACTTCTCCGGCCCCCTGGCCGGTGGCTTCTGGGCCGCCCTCTTTGGCCTGCGATCGGTTTTTTACGCCGCCAGTATCCTCCTGTTCCTCAATTTCATATGGGTGTGGCGGGAAGTGCGGGAACCGCAAACAGCCTTAAAAATAAGCAGCGGCAAGTGA
- the argJ gene encoding bifunctional glutamate N-acetyltransferase/amino-acid acetyltransferase ArgJ yields MTEDIQPVTGGVTAPRGFVAAGVHAGLKKEKKDLALIVSEVPAAAAAVYTRNRVKAAPLIVTKEHLKTGIARAIVCNSGNANACTGERGYRDAREMAVITAEATGCEPWQVVVASTGVIGVPLPMEKISAGIRAAAEKLALDGGSDAAAAIMTTDTRKKEIAVQLPLGGATVTIAGIAKGSGMIHPNMGTMLCFLTTDVAMEQRDLDQALRAVVDRTFNMVTVDGDTSTNDMAVILANGCAGNAPLTIEDHAAFRAGLEYVCRELARLIARDGEGATKLITVEVRRAASEAEARLVARAVAGSNLVKSAIFGADANWGRIICAAGYSGAEIDPERVDIYLASRAGCEQMAMDGEPLPFCEEKAAAILREEEITITLDLKQGTAAATAWGCDLTYDYVKINASYRT; encoded by the coding sequence ATGACTGAAGACATCCAGCCGGTTACCGGCGGCGTTACCGCCCCCCGGGGTTTTGTGGCCGCCGGCGTCCATGCCGGCTTAAAAAAGGAAAAGAAGGACCTGGCCCTGATTGTCAGCGAAGTACCGGCGGCGGCAGCAGCCGTCTATACCAGGAATCGCGTCAAGGCAGCACCCCTGATAGTTACTAAAGAGCATCTCAAAACTGGCATAGCCCGGGCCATTGTCTGCAACAGCGGCAATGCCAACGCCTGCACCGGGGAGCGAGGTTACCGGGACGCCCGGGAAATGGCAGTTATTACGGCTGAAGCCACCGGCTGCGAACCCTGGCAGGTGGTGGTGGCTTCCACCGGCGTTATCGGTGTGCCCCTACCCATGGAGAAGATCAGCGCCGGCATCCGGGCAGCGGCAGAAAAGCTGGCACTAGATGGCGGCAGCGATGCGGCGGCGGCCATTATGACTACCGACACCAGGAAGAAGGAAATTGCCGTCCAGCTGCCCCTGGGGGGGGCGACGGTAACCATCGCCGGCATAGCCAAGGGTTCCGGCATGATCCACCCCAACATGGGAACCATGCTCTGCTTTTTAACCACCGATGTTGCCATGGAGCAGCGTGACCTGGACCAGGCCCTGCGGGCAGTGGTGGACCGCACCTTCAATATGGTAACGGTAGACGGCGACACCAGCACCAACGATATGGCCGTTATCCTGGCCAACGGCTGCGCCGGCAACGCCCCCCTGACCATTGAAGATCACGCCGCCTTCCGCGCCGGCCTGGAGTACGTCTGCCGCGAGCTTGCCCGCCTGATTGCCCGGGATGGTGAGGGAGCGACCAAACTCATCACTGTGGAAGTGCGGCGGGCGGCCAGCGAGGCGGAAGCCCGCCTGGTTGCCCGGGCCGTGGCCGGCTCGAATCTCGTGAAGAGCGCTATCTTTGGCGCCGATGCCAACTGGGGCCGCATTATCTGCGCCGCCGGTTACTCCGGGGCAGAGATCGACCCGGAGAGAGTGGACATTTACCTGGCCAGCCGGGCCGGCTGCGAGCAGATGGCCATGGACGGCGAGCCCCTGCCATTTTGTGAAGAGAAGGCGGCGGCCATCTTACGGGAAGAGGAAATCACCATTACCCTGGATTTAAAACAGGGAACGGCCGCAGCCACCGCCTGGGGTTGCGACCTGACCTATGACTATGTGAAGATCAATGCTTCCTACCGAACTTAA
- a CDS encoding acetylornithine transaminase — protein sequence MDNAALIALGEKYVMRTYGRYPLALVRGEGARVWDADGREYLDFVGGLAVNSLGHCHPRVVAAIREQAGKLIHCSNLYWIEPQVELAQLLVENSALDKVFFCNSGAEANEAAIKLARKYAKEHRGPESYEIITMRRSFHGRTLATLTATGQEKFHRGFAPLPAGFKYVPFNDLASLRAAVGPRTCAVMLEPVQGEGGVYAANKDYLQAVRALCDDEGLLLIFDEVQCGLGRTGYLFAYQYYGVEPDIMTLAKALAGGVPIGAMLAKEKVAAAFGPGDHASTFGGNPLATAAGVAAFKALLEEGLVENARVLGEYFYQELERLAREFPQLTEVRGRGLLLGIEIDGPADAVVAACRERGLLINSLHGHVLRFLPPLTISKDEIDQAIVILKDALQEVLGQGAN from the coding sequence ATGGATAATGCGGCTCTTATCGCTCTGGGGGAAAAATATGTGATGCGTACCTACGGGCGCTACCCCCTGGCCCTGGTGCGGGGTGAGGGAGCCCGGGTCTGGGATGCCGACGGCCGGGAGTACCTGGACTTTGTGGGTGGCCTGGCAGTTAACTCCCTGGGGCACTGCCACCCCCGGGTAGTGGCGGCCATCCGGGAGCAGGCGGGGAAGCTCATCCACTGCTCTAACCTTTACTGGATTGAGCCCCAGGTTGAGCTGGCGCAATTGCTGGTGGAAAATTCAGCCCTGGATAAAGTCTTTTTCTGCAACAGCGGCGCGGAGGCCAATGAAGCGGCCATTAAACTTGCCCGCAAGTATGCCAAGGAACACCGGGGGCCGGAAAGCTACGAGATTATTACCATGCGCCGTTCCTTCCACGGCCGTACCCTGGCTACCCTGACGGCCACCGGCCAGGAGAAATTCCACCGCGGTTTTGCTCCCCTGCCGGCAGGCTTTAAATACGTCCCCTTCAATGACCTTGCCAGCCTGCGGGCAGCGGTAGGTCCCCGGACCTGCGCCGTCATGCTGGAACCGGTCCAGGGGGAAGGTGGCGTCTACGCGGCCAATAAAGATTACCTCCAGGCGGTGCGGGCCCTCTGCGACGATGAAGGACTTTTACTTATCTTTGATGAAGTGCAGTGTGGCCTGGGCCGGACGGGCTATCTCTTCGCCTACCAGTATTATGGGGTGGAGCCCGACATTATGACCCTGGCCAAGGCCCTGGCCGGCGGGGTGCCCATCGGCGCCATGCTGGCCAAAGAAAAGGTAGCCGCTGCCTTTGGCCCCGGGGACCATGCCTCCACCTTTGGCGGTAATCCCCTGGCTACGGCCGCCGGGGTGGCCGCCTTTAAGGCCCTGCTGGAAGAGGGCCTGGTGGAAAATGCCCGGGTCCTGGGAGAATATTTCTACCAGGAGTTGGAGAGGCTGGCCCGGGAATTTCCCCAGTTAACAGAAGTAAGGGGCCGCGGCTTGCTGCTGGGAATAGAAATTGACGGCCCGGCTGATGCCGTGGTGGCTGCCTGCCGGGAGCGGGGTTTATTAATCAATTCCCTCCACGGCCACGTCCTGCGTTTCCTGCCCCCCCTGACTATTAGTAAGGACGAAATCGACCAGGCCATAGTTATTTTAAAGGACGCCTTACAGGAAGTTTTGGGGCAAGGAGCGAATTAA
- the amrS gene encoding AmmeMemoRadiSam system radical SAM enzyme, whose product MAGVTEALYYVKLPGEKVECRLCPHTCVIASGGRGICRVRENREGRLYTRNYGRCSSLALDPIEKKPLYHFYPGSLILSAGTVGCNFRCEFCQNWEIAQEEPETAAITPENLVRKAREVASLGIAYTYSEPLVWFEFVLATARLAREAGLKNVMVTNGFIRPEPLAELLPWIDAWNIDVKGFSLEFYRKVVHGDYRPVLETAAAIVAAGSHVEITTLLVTGLNDDPEELAELVKWVADNLGIDTPLHFSRYFPQYRLQAPPTPLATMRRTWEMARQHLHYVYLGNVADPEASNTYCPACGELVIRRRGYHVSLPGLAGRACRACGSELAIVRD is encoded by the coding sequence GTGGCTGGCGTTACGGAAGCCTTATATTATGTAAAGTTACCCGGGGAGAAGGTGGAATGCCGCCTCTGCCCCCATACCTGCGTTATCGCCTCCGGTGGCCGGGGCATCTGCCGGGTGCGGGAAAACCGGGAGGGGCGCCTTTATACCCGCAACTACGGCCGCTGTTCCTCCCTGGCCCTGGATCCCATTGAAAAAAAGCCCCTCTACCATTTTTATCCCGGCAGCCTCATCCTTTCCGCCGGGACGGTGGGTTGCAATTTTCGCTGCGAGTTCTGCCAGAACTGGGAGATAGCCCAGGAAGAGCCGGAGACGGCAGCTATTACCCCGGAGAACCTGGTCCGGAAGGCCCGGGAAGTCGCTAGCCTGGGGATAGCCTATACCTATTCCGAACCCCTGGTGTGGTTTGAGTTTGTCCTGGCTACAGCCCGGCTGGCCCGGGAAGCGGGGCTGAAGAATGTTATGGTAACCAACGGCTTTATCCGGCCGGAGCCCCTGGCCGAGCTCCTGCCCTGGATTGATGCCTGGAATATTGATGTCAAGGGTTTCAGCCTGGAATTTTACCGCAAAGTCGTCCACGGCGACTACCGGCCCGTCCTCGAGACGGCGGCGGCGATAGTTGCGGCCGGTAGCCACGTGGAGATAACCACACTGCTGGTGACCGGCTTGAACGACGACCCGGAGGAGCTGGCGGAGCTGGTAAAATGGGTGGCCGATAATTTAGGAATAGATACGCCCCTGCACTTTTCCCGCTACTTTCCCCAGTACCGCCTGCAGGCGCCGCCGACGCCCCTGGCGACCATGCGCCGCACCTGGGAAATGGCCCGGCAGCACTTGCATTATGTTTACCTGGGCAATGTGGCCGACCCGGAGGCCAGCAACACCTATTGCCCGGCCTGTGGCGAACTGGTCATCCGCCGCAGGGGCTATCATGTTTCCCTGCCGGGCCTGGCAGGGCGCGCCTGCCGCGCCTGCGGAAGTGAGCTGGCCATTGTAAGGGATTGA